In one Silene latifolia isolate original U9 population chromosome 10, ASM4854445v1, whole genome shotgun sequence genomic region, the following are encoded:
- the LOC141604845 gene encoding uncharacterized protein LOC141604845, producing MYDDYAAQNSRCTVKQRLHFQSELVFNARRMYDDCEAENLPCTTKYLRGFERLLRKNQTEIYWGRPLMTSTDGTSPLWSVCCERTEIITAAGGKLSWWSVRCEIITPKSEARFAVKCSSLAS from the exons ATGTACGATGATTACGCAGCTCAGAACTCGCGGTGTACGGTGAAACAGCGACTGCATTTTCAGAG TGAGTTAGTATTTAACGCGCGGAGGATGTACGATGATTGTGAGGCGGAGAATTTGCCGTGTACAACGAAGTATCTGCGTGGTTTTGAGAG ATTGTTGAGAAAGAATCAAACGGAGATTTATTGGGGTCGTCCACTGATGACCTCTACTGATGGTACCAGTCCATTGTGGTCTGTTTGCTGTGAAAGAACTGAAATTATCACAGCAGCTGGAGGAAAATTATCATGGTGGTCTGTTCGCTGTGAAATTATAACTCCCAAGTCAGAGGCGAGATTTGCGGTCAAATGCTCCAGTCTTGCATCATGA